The proteins below come from a single Caulobacter flavus genomic window:
- a CDS encoding tryptophan halogenase family protein yields the protein MADNRIGRIVIVGGGTAGWMSAAMLARALGPGVAISLVESEAIGTVGVGEASIPQLRNFNAFVGLDEDAFLRATEGTIKLGIEFVDWLRPGHRYMHAFGPVGRPLGTTPFHHYWLDACRRGTAGDDFWAWSANALAARAGRFGRTPPDPAQSGAEPLTWAYHFDAALYAHHLRAHAEARGVTRIEGRIVGVDQDGDTGFLRAVTLEGERRVEGELFVDCSGFRGLLIEEALRSGYEDWRAWLPMDSAWAVPSRDAAPPVPYTRAWARDAGWQWRIPLQHRTGNGHVFSSAWTDKDAAVRTLMDNLEGEALAEPRLLTFVTGRRKQSWNRNVVALGLAAGFMEPLESTSIHLVQSGLARLLALFPDKGFDPLLAGEFNRQTADEYARIRDFLVLHYKATEREDTPFWASRKAMEVPETLAERMALFASSGRVFSRDADLFKESSWVQVLLGQGVTPAAAHPMTAVAADGQVDGWLDDLARIAARTAACLPSHAAFLGRPETRLAG from the coding sequence ATGGCGGACAACCGCATCGGCAGGATCGTCATCGTCGGCGGCGGCACGGCCGGCTGGATGAGCGCGGCCATGCTGGCCAGGGCTCTTGGCCCCGGCGTCGCGATCAGCCTGGTGGAGTCCGAGGCGATCGGCACGGTCGGGGTCGGCGAGGCCTCGATCCCGCAGCTGCGCAACTTCAACGCCTTCGTGGGCCTGGACGAGGACGCCTTCCTGCGGGCGACCGAGGGCACGATCAAGCTGGGCATCGAGTTCGTCGACTGGCTGCGCCCGGGCCACCGCTACATGCACGCCTTCGGCCCCGTCGGCCGCCCTCTGGGAACCACGCCCTTCCACCACTACTGGCTGGACGCCTGCCGGCGCGGAACGGCTGGCGACGACTTCTGGGCCTGGTCGGCCAACGCCCTGGCCGCCCGCGCCGGGCGTTTCGGCCGCACGCCGCCCGATCCCGCCCAGTCGGGCGCCGAACCGCTGACCTGGGCCTATCATTTCGACGCCGCCCTCTACGCCCATCACCTGCGCGCCCATGCCGAGGCCCGAGGCGTCACGCGCATCGAGGGCCGCATCGTCGGCGTCGACCAGGACGGCGACACTGGCTTCCTGCGCGCCGTGACGCTGGAGGGCGAGCGCCGCGTCGAGGGCGAGCTCTTCGTCGACTGCTCGGGCTTCAGGGGCCTGCTGATCGAGGAGGCGCTGCGGTCGGGCTACGAGGACTGGCGCGCGTGGCTGCCGATGGACAGCGCCTGGGCCGTTCCCAGCCGCGACGCCGCCCCGCCGGTTCCCTACACCCGCGCCTGGGCCCGCGACGCCGGCTGGCAGTGGCGCATCCCCTTGCAGCACCGCACCGGCAACGGCCACGTGTTCTCCAGCGCCTGGACCGACAAGGACGCCGCCGTCCGCACGCTGATGGACAACCTGGAAGGCGAGGCCCTGGCCGAGCCACGCCTGCTGACCTTCGTCACCGGCCGCCGCAAGCAGAGCTGGAACCGCAACGTCGTGGCCCTGGGCCTGGCCGCCGGCTTCATGGAGCCGCTGGAATCGACCAGCATCCACCTGGTGCAGTCGGGGCTGGCGCGGCTGCTGGCGCTGTTCCCGGACAAGGGTTTCGACCCGCTGCTGGCCGGCGAATTCAACCGTCAGACCGCCGACGAATACGCCCGCATCCGCGACTTCCTGGTGCTGCACTACAAGGCCACCGAGCGCGAGGACACGCCGTTCTGGGCCAGCCGCAAGGCGATGGAGGTTCCCGAGACCCTGGCCGAGCGCATGGCCCTGTTCGCGAGCTCCGGCCGCGTCTTCAGCCGCGACGCGGACCTCTTCAAGGAAAGCAGCTGGGTGCAGGTGCTGCTGGGCCAGGGCGTGACGCCGGCCGCCGCCCACCCGATGACCGCCGTGGCCGCCGACGGCCAGGTCGACGGCTGGCTGGACGATCTTGCGCGCATCGCCGCCCGCACGGCCGCTTGCCTGCCTAGCCACGCCGCCTTCCTGGGCCGACCCGAGACGCGCCTGGCGGGCTGA
- a CDS encoding CpaF family protein, with protein MFGKRDQATVTERQAPPPAPAGGTAIATRPQRVDPAVPAPAAPAKPSAAPKATQGLEQLRSAQGQPQTATIVREQSDYYHATKTTIFNALLNTIDLSQLAQLDQKAAAEEIRDIVAELVAIKNVSMSVSEQEHLVQDIINDVLGYGPLEPLLARDDIADIMVNGAHRVFIEVAGKVQLTNVRFRDNLQLMNICQRIVSQVGRRVDESSPICDARLPDGSRVNVIAPPLALDGPTLTIRKFKKDKLTMKNLVEYASISPEGARVLGVIGACRCNVIISGGTGSGKTTLLNTMTAFIDPTERVVTCEDAAELQLQQPHVVRLETRPPNLEGQGSVTMRDLVKNCLRMRPERIIVGEVRGPEAFDLLQAMNTGHDGSMGTLHANSPREAISRVESMITMGGYGLPSKTIKEMIVGSVDVIIQAARLRDGSRRITHVTEVVGLEGDVIVTQDLFVYEITGEDENGKVLGKHRSTGIARPRFWDRARYYGLERELAEALDAAE; from the coding sequence ATGTTCGGCAAGCGCGATCAGGCCACCGTCACCGAGCGCCAGGCGCCGCCGCCCGCCCCTGCCGGCGGGACGGCCATCGCCACGCGCCCGCAGCGCGTCGATCCGGCCGTGCCCGCGCCCGCCGCGCCGGCCAAGCCGTCGGCCGCGCCCAAGGCCACCCAGGGCCTCGAGCAGCTGCGCTCGGCCCAGGGCCAGCCCCAGACCGCCACGATCGTCCGTGAGCAGAGCGACTACTACCACGCCACGAAGACCACGATCTTCAACGCGCTGCTCAACACCATCGACCTGTCGCAGCTGGCCCAGCTGGACCAGAAGGCCGCCGCCGAGGAGATCCGCGACATCGTCGCCGAGCTGGTGGCGATCAAGAACGTCTCGATGTCGGTCTCCGAGCAGGAGCACCTGGTCCAGGACATCATCAACGACGTCCTCGGCTACGGCCCGCTGGAGCCGCTGCTGGCCCGCGACGACATCGCCGACATCATGGTCAACGGCGCGCACCGGGTGTTCATCGAAGTCGCCGGCAAGGTGCAGCTGACCAACGTCCGCTTCCGCGACAACCTGCAGCTGATGAACATCTGCCAGCGGATCGTCAGCCAGGTCGGCCGCCGGGTCGACGAAAGCTCGCCGATCTGCGACGCCCGCCTTCCCGACGGCAGCCGCGTCAACGTCATCGCTCCGCCCCTGGCTCTGGACGGTCCCACCCTGACCATCCGGAAGTTCAAGAAGGACAAGCTGACGATGAAGAACCTGGTGGAGTACGCCTCCATCAGCCCCGAGGGCGCGCGCGTCCTCGGCGTCATCGGCGCCTGCCGCTGCAACGTCATCATCTCGGGCGGCACCGGCTCGGGCAAGACCACCCTGCTCAACACCATGACCGCCTTCATCGATCCCACCGAGCGGGTCGTGACCTGCGAGGACGCGGCCGAACTGCAGCTGCAGCAGCCGCACGTGGTGCGCCTGGAAACCCGTCCGCCGAACCTGGAGGGCCAGGGCTCGGTGACGATGCGGGATCTGGTGAAGAACTGCCTGCGGATGCGTCCCGAGCGCATCATCGTCGGCGAAGTCCGCGGACCCGAGGCGTTCGACCTGCTGCAGGCCATGAACACCGGCCACGACGGCTCGATGGGCACGCTGCACGCCAACAGCCCGCGCGAGGCCATCAGCCGCGTCGAGAGCATGATCACCATGGGCGGCTACGGCCTGCCCTCCAAGACGATCAAGGAGATGATCGTCGGCTCGGTCGACGTCATCATCCAGGCCGCCCGCCTGCGCGACGGCAGCCGCCGCATCACCCACGTCACCGAGGTGGTCGGGCTGGAAGGCGACGTCATCGTCACCCAGGACCTGTTCGTCTACGAGATCACCGGCGAGGACGAGAACGGCAAGGTGCTGGGCAAGCACCGCTCGACCGGCATCGCCCGGCCCCGCTTCTGGGACCGCGCCCGCTACTACGGCCTCGAGCGCGAGCTGGCCGAGGCGCTGGACGCGGCTGAGTAG
- a CDS encoding AAA family ATPase — protein sequence MTTFRTTDPDPFDLGFEADDEFAPAAGDAWRTAPAPASAAVDPFADFPPARPRSEPRPEARAEPAPGLASLASNPFADLAPPVMEALRPTPAVAPEPAPPAVDWTVSAHDDALPGVDAGVGEASVPRITIHAFGVRAETLAVIEAAAADRRMARASVVARSGGLEAAVDFYQNQPTPSLVLVETMDSAQRMLALLDGLAQVCDPGTKVVVIGQTNDIALYRELMRRGVSEYLTQPRSPLQVIRAVTALYSDPSAPFVGRQVAFVGAKGGVGSSTLAHNFAWSMAERMEAATVIVDLDLPFGTAGLDFNQDPLQGVLDALSQPERLDPVLMDRMMVRCGDRLSLLAAPATLEQDYDIGADAYEEVTQKMRGAAPFVVLDMPHGWAPWTRRVLVGSDDLVIVATPDLASLRNAKNIVDLVRQARPNDIPPRLVLNQVGVPGRPEIPVKDFGEALGVTPSLVLPFDPKLFGQAANNGQMVAEVAPKSKAAEGVDHLARLISRREAPAATKSASILSGLFKKK from the coding sequence ATGACGACCTTCCGGACCACCGATCCCGATCCCTTCGACCTGGGCTTCGAGGCCGACGACGAGTTCGCGCCGGCCGCCGGCGACGCCTGGCGGACCGCGCCGGCGCCCGCGTCGGCGGCCGTCGATCCGTTCGCCGACTTCCCGCCGGCCCGTCCCCGTTCCGAGCCTCGTCCGGAGGCCCGGGCCGAGCCCGCGCCCGGTCTGGCCAGCCTGGCGTCCAACCCGTTCGCCGATCTGGCCCCGCCGGTCATGGAGGCGCTCCGCCCCACGCCGGCCGTCGCGCCCGAGCCCGCGCCGCCGGCCGTCGACTGGACCGTCTCAGCCCATGACGACGCCCTGCCGGGTGTCGACGCCGGGGTCGGCGAGGCCAGCGTGCCGCGCATCACCATCCACGCCTTCGGCGTCCGCGCCGAGACCCTGGCGGTCATCGAGGCCGCGGCGGCCGACCGCCGCATGGCCCGCGCCTCGGTCGTCGCCCGTTCGGGCGGCCTGGAGGCGGCCGTCGATTTCTACCAGAACCAGCCGACCCCCTCGCTGGTGCTGGTCGAGACCATGGACTCGGCCCAGCGCATGCTGGCGCTGCTGGACGGCCTGGCTCAGGTCTGCGACCCGGGCACCAAGGTCGTGGTCATCGGCCAGACCAACGACATCGCCCTCTATCGCGAGCTGATGCGTCGCGGGGTCAGCGAGTACCTGACCCAGCCGCGCAGCCCGCTGCAGGTGATCCGCGCGGTCACCGCCCTCTATTCGGATCCGTCGGCGCCCTTCGTCGGCCGCCAGGTGGCCTTCGTCGGCGCCAAGGGCGGGGTGGGCTCGTCGACCCTGGCCCACAATTTCGCCTGGTCGATGGCCGAGCGGATGGAAGCGGCCACGGTCATCGTCGACCTCGACCTGCCGTTCGGCACGGCCGGCCTCGACTTCAACCAGGACCCGCTGCAGGGCGTGCTCGACGCGCTGAGCCAGCCCGAGCGCCTGGACCCGGTGCTGATGGACCGCATGATGGTCCGCTGCGGCGACCGCCTGTCGCTGCTGGCCGCCCCGGCCACGCTGGAGCAGGACTACGACATCGGCGCCGATGCCTACGAGGAGGTGACGCAGAAGATGCGCGGCGCCGCCCCGTTCGTGGTGCTGGACATGCCGCATGGCTGGGCGCCGTGGACCCGCAGGGTGCTGGTCGGCAGCGACGATCTCGTCATCGTCGCCACGCCGGATCTGGCGTCCCTGCGCAACGCCAAGAACATCGTCGACCTGGTGCGCCAGGCCCGTCCGAACGACATCCCCCCGCGCCTGGTGCTGAACCAGGTGGGCGTGCCGGGCCGTCCCGAGATCCCGGTCAAGGATTTCGGCGAGGCCCTGGGCGTGACGCCGTCGCTGGTGCTGCCGTTCGATCCCAAGCTGTTCGGCCAGGCGGCCAACAACGGCCAGATGGTCGCCGAGGTGGCGCCCAAGTCGAAGGCGGCCGAGGGCGTCGACCACCTGGCGCGGCTGATCAGCCGTCGCGAGGCGCCGGCGGCGACCAAGTCGGCCTCGATCCTGTCGGGCCTGTTCAAGAAGAAGTAG
- a CDS encoding type II secretion system F family protein has protein sequence MVEMLTDPSNLLTGFVALVVFATIITLAAPVMSNNGLESRLKSVANRREELRRRSRAALVQKGGTSSSLRHSDEGMYKTIVDRLQLSKLLEDPKVVDKLAQAGFRGPKPVSTFYFFRFVMPFAFALMAAIYLFGTKGFDLQMVQKLAICVGALTVGYYAPNLYIENAAQKRRESIVAAFPDALDLLLICVESGMSIEAAIQKVSNEVGASSMELAEELSLLTAELSYLPDRRLAYEGLARRTNHPGIKSVATAMIQAERYGTPLGAALRVMAKENRELRLSAAEKKAASLPPKLTVPMIVFFLPVLFIVILGPAILKISDTMAKKPIG, from the coding sequence ATGGTCGAGATGCTGACGGATCCTTCGAACCTGCTGACCGGCTTCGTGGCGCTGGTGGTGTTCGCCACCATCATCACGCTGGCCGCGCCCGTGATGAGCAACAACGGGCTGGAGAGCCGGCTGAAGTCGGTGGCCAACCGCCGCGAGGAGCTGCGTCGCCGCTCGCGCGCGGCCCTGGTCCAGAAGGGCGGTACGAGCTCAAGCCTGCGCCACAGCGACGAGGGCATGTACAAGACCATCGTCGACCGGCTGCAGCTGTCGAAGCTGCTGGAGGACCCCAAGGTCGTCGACAAGCTGGCCCAGGCCGGCTTCCGCGGTCCCAAGCCGGTCTCGACCTTCTATTTCTTCCGCTTCGTGATGCCGTTCGCCTTCGCCCTGATGGCGGCGATCTACCTGTTCGGGACCAAGGGCTTCGACCTGCAGATGGTGCAGAAGCTGGCGATCTGCGTCGGGGCCCTGACCGTGGGCTATTACGCGCCCAACCTCTACATCGAGAACGCCGCCCAGAAGCGCCGCGAGTCGATCGTCGCGGCCTTCCCCGACGCGCTGGACCTGCTGCTGATCTGCGTCGAGAGCGGCATGTCGATCGAGGCGGCGATCCAGAAGGTCAGCAACGAGGTCGGCGCCAGCTCGATGGAGCTGGCCGAGGAGCTTTCCCTGCTCACCGCCGAGCTGTCGTACCTGCCCGACCGCCGCCTGGCCTACGAGGGCCTGGCCCGCCGCACCAACCATCCGGGCATCAAGTCGGTGGCCACGGCCATGATCCAGGCCGAGCGCTACGGCACGCCGCTGGGCGCGGCCCTGCGGGTAATGGCCAAGGAAAACCGCGAGCTGCGCCTGTCGGCCGCCGAGAAGAAGGCCGCCAGCCTGCCGCCCAAGCTGACCGTGCCGATGATCGTGTTCTTCCTGCCGGTGCTGTTCATCGTCATCCTCGGCCCGGCGATCCTGAAGATCTCCGACACCATGGCCAAGAAGCCGATCGGCTGA
- a CDS encoding type II secretion system F family protein, which produces MFILIAVLGFITIAGLGFVLTGGGESAGAKATKRAQVIVGGGERQAAARAKVAANTPDARRKQILKTLKEQDRRQKKATLTIAARLRAAGLGENVKMFWIISGVLGVFVTLILLVARQMPLVALGAGFAAGFGLPRWVIGFLGKQRTKKFIDAFADAIDIIVRGIKSGLPVHDCLKIIGKESPEPLAGEFRMLTENIAMGMPLDSALERLYERMPTAEVRFFAIVLNIQQKTGGNLAEALGNLSTVLRSRKLMAEKIKALSAEAVASAFIIGCLPPGVMILITVIAPDYMMTLFTDLRGRLMLLVAAFWMGMGIFIMRRMINFKF; this is translated from the coding sequence ATGTTCATCCTGATCGCGGTCCTGGGCTTCATCACCATCGCGGGGCTCGGCTTCGTGCTGACGGGCGGCGGCGAGAGCGCCGGCGCCAAGGCGACCAAGCGCGCCCAGGTGATCGTCGGCGGCGGCGAGCGCCAGGCCGCGGCGCGGGCCAAGGTCGCGGCCAACACCCCCGACGCCCGCCGCAAGCAGATCCTCAAGACGCTTAAGGAGCAGGATCGCAGGCAGAAGAAGGCCACACTGACGATCGCCGCCCGCCTGCGCGCCGCGGGCCTGGGCGAGAACGTCAAGATGTTCTGGATCATCAGCGGCGTGCTGGGGGTGTTCGTCACCCTGATCCTGCTGGTGGCCCGCCAGATGCCGCTGGTCGCCCTGGGCGCCGGCTTCGCCGCCGGCTTCGGCCTGCCGCGCTGGGTGATCGGCTTCCTCGGCAAGCAGCGCACCAAGAAGTTCATCGACGCCTTCGCCGACGCCATCGACATCATCGTCCGGGGCATCAAGTCGGGCCTGCCGGTTCACGACTGCCTGAAGATCATCGGCAAGGAGAGCCCCGAGCCCCTGGCCGGCGAGTTCCGCATGCTGACCGAGAACATCGCCATGGGCATGCCGCTGGATAGCGCGCTCGAGCGGCTCTACGAGCGGATGCCCACCGCCGAGGTGCGGTTCTTCGCCATCGTGCTCAACATCCAGCAGAAGACCGGCGGCAACCTGGCCGAGGCGCTGGGCAACCTGTCGACGGTGCTGCGCTCGCGCAAGCTGATGGCCGAGAAGATCAAGGCGCTGTCGGCCGAAGCCGTGGCCTCGGCCTTCATCATCGGCTGCCTGCCGCCCGGCGTGATGATCCTGATCACCGTCATCGCCCCCGACTACATGATGACCCTGTTCACCGACCTGCGCGGCCGCCTGATGCTGCTGGTCGCGGCGTTCTGGATGGGCATGGGGATCTTCATCATGCGCCGCATGATCAACTTCAAGTTCTAG